A stretch of Chloroflexota bacterium DNA encodes these proteins:
- a CDS encoding CvpA family protein, with amino-acid sequence MPDSWVDIAILLVVAWNIADGVRRGFLGAVIDLIGFVLSLIISLTFYPQVAEWASSTWPIPELLANPLAFAVLWIVTGLIVSIIGRLVMRPFASLIRGTALDILLSLIPSALKGVLVAGIVLTIILSVPPLAPGVPGFLAFAQLREGIRASQMAQVLVEQTASFDRFAREVVGEPLTETLTLLTVKPDETERIDLDFRVESPTFDEAAETQMLSLLNEERTRRGLGTLARDAAIDGVAREHAADMLRRGYFAHDTPEGDTPFARLRAAGVRFSVAGENLALAPTVTLAHQGLMESPGHRANILRPEYTRVGIGAAVADGRGRMFTEDFAN; translated from the coding sequence TTGCCCGACAGCTGGGTGGATATCGCCATCCTCCTCGTCGTGGCGTGGAACATCGCGGATGGTGTCCGGCGCGGGTTCCTCGGCGCCGTCATCGATCTCATCGGATTCGTCCTCTCCCTGATCATCAGCCTCACGTTCTACCCACAGGTCGCGGAGTGGGCTTCCAGCACCTGGCCGATCCCCGAGCTGCTGGCCAATCCGCTGGCCTTTGCAGTCCTCTGGATCGTCACGGGTCTCATCGTGTCGATCATCGGACGCCTCGTGATGCGCCCGTTCGCCAGCCTCATCCGCGGCACGGCACTCGACATCCTGTTGAGCCTCATCCCGTCCGCCCTCAAAGGCGTCCTCGTGGCGGGAATCGTCCTGACCATCATTCTTTCCGTCCCACCGCTGGCCCCGGGCGTCCCCGGCTTCCTCGCTTTCGCGCAGCTCCGGGAGGGAATTCGAGCCTCGCAGATGGCTCAAGTGCTGGTCGAGCAGACGGCGTCTTTCGACCGGTTCGCGCGCGAGGTCGTGGGCGAGCCGCTCACCGAAACGCTGACGCTCCTCACCGTCAAGCCGGACGAGACCGAGCGCATCGACCTGGACTTTCGAGTCGAGTCGCCGACGTTCGACGAAGCCGCCGAAACGCAGATGCTGAGCTTGCTCAATGAAGAGCGGACGCGGCGCGGGTTGGGGACGCTGGCGCGCGACGCGGCGATCGACGGCGTCGCACGCGAGCATGCCGCCGACATGTTGCGCCGTGGCTACTTCGCCCACGACACGCCGGAGGGCGACACACCGTTCGCGCGGCTGCGGGCCGCGGGCGTTCGCTTCTCCGTGGCCGGCGAGAATCTGGCGCTGGCGCCCACGGTGACCCTGGCCCATCAAGGGCTCATGGAGAGCCCGGGGCACCGCGCCAACATCCTTCGACCCGAGTACACCCGCGTCGGGATCGGCGCGGCGGTCGCGGATGGACGCGGGCG